The proteins below come from a single Hirundo rustica isolate bHirRus1 chromosome 6, bHirRus1.pri.v3, whole genome shotgun sequence genomic window:
- the FRMD6 gene encoding FERM domain-containing protein 6 isoform X1, with amino-acid sequence MNKLPFHNNRVMQDRRSVCIFLPNDDSLNIIINVKILCQELLVQVCDLLRLKDCHLFGLSVIQNNEHVYMDLAQKLYKYCPKEWKKEASKVSGEVLHGELTAVRPPLSPSQGIDQFGPPMIIHFRVQYYVENGRLISDRTARYYYYWHLRKQVLHSQCVLREEAYFLLTAFALQADLGDFKRNKHYGKYFEPEAYFPAWVVAKRGKDYILKHVPNMHKDQFALTASEAHLKYIKEAVRLDDVAVHYYRLYKDKREVEASLTLGLTTRGIQIFQNLDEEKQLLYDFPWTNVGKLVFVGKKFEILPDGLPSARKLIYYTGCPLRSRHLLQLLSSSHRLYMNLQPVLRQVRRLEENEEKKQYRESYISDTLDLDMEQLEKRSRASGSSAGSIRHKRLSRHSTASHSSSHTSGIEADPKPREMCPEDGFSGAGAHRKLKTCSSMTSHGSSHTSGVESGGKDRLEEDSQDDEIEMLVDDPRELEQAGEMEVSPDMCVYITEDMLLSRKFNGHSGLIVKEISSSTSSSSETVVKLRGQSTDSLPQTTCRKPKTSTDRHSLSLDDIRLYQKDFLQLANLCQDTAQSFTFGCAHGLDEDGLYCNGCLAQQCINIQDAFPVKRTSKYFSLDLTHDEVPEFVV; translated from the exons ATGAACAAGCTGCCTTTCCACAACAACAGAGTCATGCAGGACCGGCGCAGCGTGTGCATCTTCCTCCCCAACGACGACTCCCTCAACATCATCATCAAC gtGAAGATTTTGTGCCAAGAGTTACTGGTGCAGGTGTGTGACCTCCTGAGGCTGAAGGATTGCCACCTCTTCGGGCTCAGCGTCATCCAGA ACAATGAGCACGTGTACATGGACCTGGCCCAGAAACTCTACAAGTACTGCCCCAAGGAGTGGAAGAAGGAGGCCAGCAAGGTCAGCGGTGAGGTCTTGCATGGAGAGCTGACGGCAGTAAGGCCACCTCTGTCCCCGTCGCAG GGGATCGACCAGTTCGGGCCCCCGATGATCATCCACTTCCGAGTGCAGTACTACGTGGAGAACGGGCGGCTCATcag cGACAGGACGGCTCGGTACTACTACTACTGGCACCTGAGGAAGCAGGTGCTGCACTCGCAGTGTGTGCTGCGGGAAGAGGCTTATTTCCTGCTCACTGCCTTCGCCCTCCAAGCCGACCTGGGAGACTTCAAGAGGAACAAGCACTACGGGAAATACTTCGAGCCCGAGGCTTATTTCCCTGCCTGG GTGGTGGCCAAGAGGGGCAAGGATTACATCCTGAAGCACGTGCccaacatgcacaaggaccagTTTGCCCTGACGGCCTCGGAAGCCCATCTCAAGTACATCAAGGAGGCTGTCAGGCTGGATGACGTGGCCGTGCACTACTACAGGTTGTACAAG GACAAAAGGGAAGTGGAGGCCTCCCTGACTCTGGGGCTGACAACACGGGGCATCCAGATTTTCCAG AACCTggatgaggaaaagcagctgctctACGACTTCCCGTGGACAAACGTGGGGAAACTGGTTTTTGTG GGCAAGAAGTTCGAGATCCTCCCGGACGGGCTGCCCTCGGCCCGGAAGCTCATCTACTACACGGGCTGCCCGCTGCGCTCGCgccacctcctgcagctgctgagcagcagccaccGGCTCTACATGAACCTGCAGCCCGTGCTGCGCCAGGTCCGCAGGCTGGAGGAGAACGAGG AGAAGAAGCAGTACCGGGAATCCTACATCAGCGACACCCTGGACCTGGacatggagcagctggagaagcgCTCGCGCGCCAGCGGCAGCAGCGCCGGCAGCATCCGGCACAAGCGGCTGTCCCGGCACTCCACCgcctcccacagcagctcccacaccTCCGGCATCGAGGCCGACCCCAAACCCCGGGAGATGTGCCCCGAGGACGGATTCTCCGGCGCCGGCGCCCACCGCAAGCTGAAGACCTGCAGCTCCATGACCAGCCACGGCAGCTCCCACACCTCCGGCGTGGAGAGCGGCGGGAAGGACCGGCTGGAGGAGGATTCCCAGGATGACG AAATCGAGATGCTGGTGGATGACCCCcgggagctggagcaggctggggagATGGAGGTGAGCCCCGACATGTGCGTCTACATCACCGAGGACATGCTGCTGTCCCGCAAGTTCAACGGGCACTCGG GGCTCATCGTGAAGGAGATCAGCTcctccacctccagctcctcggAGACGGTGGTGAAGCTGCGGGGGCAGAGCACCGACTCCTTACCCCAG ACCACGTGCAGGAAACCCAAGACGTCGACGGACCggcacagcctgagcctggATGACATCCGGCTCTACCAGAAGGACTTCTTGCAGTTGGccaacctgtgccaggacacGGCGCAGAGCTTCACCTTCGGCTGCGCCCACGGCCTGGACGAGGACGGGCTCTACTGCAACGGCTGCCTGGCCCAGCAGTGCATCAACATCCAGGACGCCTTCCCGGTGAAAAGAACCAGCAAATATTTCTCCTTGGATCTCACCCACGACGAGGTGCCCGAGTTCGTGGTCTGA
- the FRMD6 gene encoding FERM domain-containing protein 6 isoform X2, which yields MNKLPFHNNRVMQDRRSVCIFLPNDDSLNIIINVKILCQELLVQVCDLLRLKDCHLFGLSVIQNNEHVYMDLAQKLYKYCPKEWKKEASKGIDQFGPPMIIHFRVQYYVENGRLISDRTARYYYYWHLRKQVLHSQCVLREEAYFLLTAFALQADLGDFKRNKHYGKYFEPEAYFPAWVVAKRGKDYILKHVPNMHKDQFALTASEAHLKYIKEAVRLDDVAVHYYRLYKDKREVEASLTLGLTTRGIQIFQNLDEEKQLLYDFPWTNVGKLVFVGKKFEILPDGLPSARKLIYYTGCPLRSRHLLQLLSSSHRLYMNLQPVLRQVRRLEENEEKKQYRESYISDTLDLDMEQLEKRSRASGSSAGSIRHKRLSRHSTASHSSSHTSGIEADPKPREMCPEDGFSGAGAHRKLKTCSSMTSHGSSHTSGVESGGKDRLEEDSQDDEIEMLVDDPRELEQAGEMEVSPDMCVYITEDMLLSRKFNGHSGLIVKEISSSTSSSSETVVKLRGQSTDSLPQTTCRKPKTSTDRHSLSLDDIRLYQKDFLQLANLCQDTAQSFTFGCAHGLDEDGLYCNGCLAQQCINIQDAFPVKRTSKYFSLDLTHDEVPEFVV from the exons ATGAACAAGCTGCCTTTCCACAACAACAGAGTCATGCAGGACCGGCGCAGCGTGTGCATCTTCCTCCCCAACGACGACTCCCTCAACATCATCATCAAC gtGAAGATTTTGTGCCAAGAGTTACTGGTGCAGGTGTGTGACCTCCTGAGGCTGAAGGATTGCCACCTCTTCGGGCTCAGCGTCATCCAGA ACAATGAGCACGTGTACATGGACCTGGCCCAGAAACTCTACAAGTACTGCCCCAAGGAGTGGAAGAAGGAGGCCAGCAAG GGGATCGACCAGTTCGGGCCCCCGATGATCATCCACTTCCGAGTGCAGTACTACGTGGAGAACGGGCGGCTCATcag cGACAGGACGGCTCGGTACTACTACTACTGGCACCTGAGGAAGCAGGTGCTGCACTCGCAGTGTGTGCTGCGGGAAGAGGCTTATTTCCTGCTCACTGCCTTCGCCCTCCAAGCCGACCTGGGAGACTTCAAGAGGAACAAGCACTACGGGAAATACTTCGAGCCCGAGGCTTATTTCCCTGCCTGG GTGGTGGCCAAGAGGGGCAAGGATTACATCCTGAAGCACGTGCccaacatgcacaaggaccagTTTGCCCTGACGGCCTCGGAAGCCCATCTCAAGTACATCAAGGAGGCTGTCAGGCTGGATGACGTGGCCGTGCACTACTACAGGTTGTACAAG GACAAAAGGGAAGTGGAGGCCTCCCTGACTCTGGGGCTGACAACACGGGGCATCCAGATTTTCCAG AACCTggatgaggaaaagcagctgctctACGACTTCCCGTGGACAAACGTGGGGAAACTGGTTTTTGTG GGCAAGAAGTTCGAGATCCTCCCGGACGGGCTGCCCTCGGCCCGGAAGCTCATCTACTACACGGGCTGCCCGCTGCGCTCGCgccacctcctgcagctgctgagcagcagccaccGGCTCTACATGAACCTGCAGCCCGTGCTGCGCCAGGTCCGCAGGCTGGAGGAGAACGAGG AGAAGAAGCAGTACCGGGAATCCTACATCAGCGACACCCTGGACCTGGacatggagcagctggagaagcgCTCGCGCGCCAGCGGCAGCAGCGCCGGCAGCATCCGGCACAAGCGGCTGTCCCGGCACTCCACCgcctcccacagcagctcccacaccTCCGGCATCGAGGCCGACCCCAAACCCCGGGAGATGTGCCCCGAGGACGGATTCTCCGGCGCCGGCGCCCACCGCAAGCTGAAGACCTGCAGCTCCATGACCAGCCACGGCAGCTCCCACACCTCCGGCGTGGAGAGCGGCGGGAAGGACCGGCTGGAGGAGGATTCCCAGGATGACG AAATCGAGATGCTGGTGGATGACCCCcgggagctggagcaggctggggagATGGAGGTGAGCCCCGACATGTGCGTCTACATCACCGAGGACATGCTGCTGTCCCGCAAGTTCAACGGGCACTCGG GGCTCATCGTGAAGGAGATCAGCTcctccacctccagctcctcggAGACGGTGGTGAAGCTGCGGGGGCAGAGCACCGACTCCTTACCCCAG ACCACGTGCAGGAAACCCAAGACGTCGACGGACCggcacagcctgagcctggATGACATCCGGCTCTACCAGAAGGACTTCTTGCAGTTGGccaacctgtgccaggacacGGCGCAGAGCTTCACCTTCGGCTGCGCCCACGGCCTGGACGAGGACGGGCTCTACTGCAACGGCTGCCTGGCCCAGCAGTGCATCAACATCCAGGACGCCTTCCCGGTGAAAAGAACCAGCAAATATTTCTCCTTGGATCTCACCCACGACGAGGTGCCCGAGTTCGTGGTCTGA